A stretch of the Clostridium fungisolvens genome encodes the following:
- a CDS encoding glycerate kinase family protein — MKVVVAIDSMKGSLSSMEAGNAIKEGILRVKPDAEIVVKPLADGGEGTTDALLEGLGGEKVSVTVTGPMGKSIETYYGYLPEKKVAIMEMASAAGITLVNDSEKNPMVATTLGLGEMIKHAILKGSRHFIIGIGGSATNDGGIGMLMALGYEFLDENGQKVREGAQDLDKIARISDENIMNQLKECKFQVACDVNNPLCGPKGATFVFGPQKGVTEQMKKHLDEAMRNYAKVSEEFTGKKCSEVKGAGAAGGLGFGFLEFLNADLTPGIELILKTIELEKEIIDADYVITGEGRLDFQTAMGKVPVGLAKLAKKYNKKVIAFAGSVTKEAKECNNAGIDAFFPIVRGVTTLEEAMNLETAKENMMDAVEQVFRLL, encoded by the coding sequence ATGAAAGTTGTAGTAGCTATAGATTCTATGAAGGGAAGTCTTTCTTCAATGGAAGCAGGAAACGCTATAAAGGAAGGCATTTTGAGAGTAAAACCAGATGCTGAGATTGTAGTAAAACCACTGGCAGATGGAGGAGAGGGAACTACTGATGCACTACTGGAAGGCCTCGGAGGAGAAAAAGTTAGTGTTACAGTCACTGGCCCTATGGGCAAGTCTATAGAAACCTATTATGGTTATCTTCCTGAAAAGAAGGTTGCAATAATGGAAATGGCTTCAGCGGCAGGTATAACCTTAGTTAATGACTCAGAGAAAAATCCCATGGTTGCAACAACTCTTGGATTAGGAGAAATGATAAAACATGCAATTTTAAAAGGATCACGACATTTTATTATTGGAATTGGAGGTAGTGCAACCAATGATGGTGGGATTGGTATGCTTATGGCTTTAGGTTATGAGTTCTTAGATGAGAATGGTCAAAAGGTTAGAGAAGGGGCACAGGACTTAGATAAAATAGCACGTATTTCAGATGAAAACATAATGAACCAACTAAAAGAGTGTAAGTTTCAGGTAGCCTGCGATGTTAATAATCCTTTATGTGGGCCTAAAGGTGCTACCTTTGTGTTTGGTCCTCAAAAAGGCGTAACTGAGCAGATGAAAAAACATTTAGATGAAGCTATGAGAAATTATGCAAAGGTTTCAGAAGAATTCACAGGAAAGAAATGCTCTGAAGTAAAGGGAGCAGGGGCTGCAGGAGGACTTGGGTTCGGGTTTTTAGAATTTTTAAATGCAGATTTAACCCCTGGCATTGAGCTTATACTAAAGACCATTGAACTTGAAAAAGAGATAATTGATGCTGATTATGTAATAACTGGAGAAGGTCGGTTGGATTTTCAAACTGCTATGGGGAAAGTTCCTGTAGGACTTGCAAAACTCGCAAAGAAATATAATAAAAAGGTTATAGCTTTTGCGGGAAGTGTTACTAAAGAAGCCAAGGAATGTAATAATGCAGGAATTGATGCGTTCTTTCCAATTGTAAGAGGAGTTACAACTTTAGAGGAAGCAATGAACCTTGAAACTGCGAAGGAAAATATGATGGATGCTGTAGAGCAGGTATTTAGATTGCTTTGA
- a CDS encoding collagenase, translating to MKKFFKLVFAYLLWVIVFAVISAGVVFFVIPFSYDLTNVVTYTVVISIVLFILFFIIGMIRGKLKIFRIYSRKRLIYRSILFLSMISIFVIVSVLQMGVRAGYIQINGMHELTNKEKVQFIKEVYANLNTAKSRNELTKGMNVVKYNNIEVYYYEEDKKSAEEIVNKIPDLNKKLNSVINVKDSEPLKIIIYKDKQEYNKYSNSPNSADTLGLYNNGVINLHNLKTIKEINSENGIDEGSEDSFFRTVTHEYTHYYIRAYLKENNLSSTLPPWLDEGFAQYMEYELYNKDFQLETKPIKGKIIPLRDLSTLGQWESQWKDRDSIEKIYTESVLAINYIFDSKGNEILKNILAQSNNNKVPDVDYQSNFEKTIKNNVGLTLDELQNKVIK from the coding sequence ATGAAAAAATTCTTTAAATTAGTGTTTGCTTATTTATTATGGGTAATAGTTTTTGCAGTAATTTCGGCAGGTGTTGTATTTTTTGTTATTCCTTTTAGTTATGATTTAACTAATGTAGTAACATATACAGTTGTAATATCGATTGTACTATTTATTCTGTTTTTTATAATAGGTATGATAAGAGGAAAGCTTAAGATTTTTAGGATATATAGTAGAAAAAGGCTGATTTATAGAAGTATACTCTTTTTATCTATGATAAGTATATTTGTAATTGTAAGTGTGCTACAAATGGGCGTTAGGGCTGGTTATATACAAATTAATGGAATGCATGAATTGACTAATAAGGAAAAGGTTCAATTTATAAAAGAGGTGTATGCCAATCTCAATACTGCAAAATCTAGGAATGAACTTACAAAAGGTATGAATGTTGTAAAGTATAATAATATAGAGGTATATTATTATGAAGAAGATAAGAAATCGGCTGAAGAAATAGTAAATAAGATACCAGATTTAAACAAAAAACTTAATTCTGTCATTAACGTTAAAGATTCAGAGCCTTTAAAAATTATAATTTATAAAGATAAGCAAGAATATAATAAATATAGTAACTCACCTAATAGTGCAGATACTCTTGGACTTTATAATAATGGTGTAATAAACCTTCATAATTTAAAAACCATTAAAGAGATAAATAGTGAAAATGGTATTGATGAAGGTAGTGAAGATAGTTTTTTTAGGACAGTAACTCATGAATATACTCATTACTATATAAGAGCTTACTTAAAGGAGAATAACTTATCTAGCACTTTGCCACCTTGGCTCGATGAAGGTTTTGCACAGTATATGGAGTATGAGCTTTATAATAAAGACTTTCAATTAGAAACAAAGCCAATAAAGGGAAAAATAATCCCTCTAAGGGATTTATCAACACTAGGACAATGGGAAAGCCAGTGGAAAGATAGAGATAGTATAGAAAAGATTTACACTGAATCAGTACTGGCTATAAACTACATATTCGATTCTAAAGGAAATGAAATACTAAAGAATATTTTAGCTCAGTCCAACAACAATAAGGTACCTGACGTTGATTATCAAAGTAACTTTGAGAAAACCATTAAGAATAATGTAGGATTAACATTAGACGAGCTTCAAAATAAAGTTATAAAATAA
- a CDS encoding GTP pyrophosphokinase gives MIKISYLEKAICLAVDKHKGQTDKGGMPYILHPIYVMSKMENEIEKIVAILHDVVEDTDTTFEDLRNMGFSDEIVNVLDCLTRRESEDYFDYIDRIKTKPLAIKVKLADLEHNMDFRRIKDITDEDIIKRTRKYKQAWDELKSST, from the coding sequence GTGATTAAAATTAGTTATTTAGAAAAAGCAATATGCCTAGCAGTAGATAAGCATAAAGGTCAAACCGATAAGGGTGGGATGCCATACATATTACATCCAATATATGTGATGAGTAAGATGGAAAATGAAATAGAAAAAATAGTGGCAATTTTACATGATGTAGTTGAAGATACAGATACAACTTTTGAGGATCTTAGAAATATGGGATTTTCAGACGAGATTGTAAATGTCTTAGATTGTTTAACTAGAAGAGAATCTGAAGACTATTTTGATTATATTGATAGAATTAAAACAAAACCTTTAGCAATCAAGGTGAAATTAGCGGATCTTGAGCATAATATGGACTTTAGAAGAATTAAGGATATAACTGATGAAGATATAATTAAGCGTACAAGAAAATATAAGCAAGCATGGGATGAACTAAAAAGCAGCACATAA
- a CDS encoding YkgJ family cysteine cluster protein has translation MSNEKFPCDKCGLCCRNLDKSPVYEDLHDGSGICNHLDTETNLCTIYDRRPGKCNIIASYKHFEDTLKFDEYIELNINACKKLKEDY, from the coding sequence ATGAGTAATGAAAAGTTTCCTTGCGATAAATGTGGATTGTGTTGTAGAAACTTAGATAAGTCTCCTGTATATGAAGATCTGCATGATGGATCAGGCATCTGTAACCACTTAGATACAGAAACTAATCTATGTACCATATATGATAGGAGACCTGGAAAATGCAACATCATAGCATCGTATAAGCATTTCGAAGATACACTAAAATTTGATGAATATATAGAACTAAATATAAATGCATGTAAAAAGCTAAAGGAGGATTATTAG
- a CDS encoding NAD-dependent epimerase/dehydratase family protein → MKVLVLGGTRFFGKHLVNSLLSKGHEVTIATRGKAKDDFGDKVERIIIERTNPNSLRETIGKHYYDVVCDNIAYCSNDVKALLDSLKCGRYVMTSSASVYENQHLSTLEDEFEPDSHNLKWCSREEYPYAEVKRQAESALFQEYPKFQSVAVRLPYVIGEDDYTERLYFYVEQIIKGNPMNLDNLNEQIGFINSAEAGEFLTWIAEQKFVGPINGNSIGTISLKQIIDYVEHKTKIKAIYSSYGLEGSYNGQESFSLDVSRASNLGYCFTELNSWIYELLDKYINMSSSTL, encoded by the coding sequence ATGAAAGTATTAGTATTAGGCGGTACTCGCTTTTTTGGTAAACATTTAGTTAATTCATTATTAAGTAAAGGCCATGAAGTGACAATTGCTACTAGAGGTAAAGCAAAAGATGATTTTGGGGATAAAGTTGAGAGAATAATTATTGAACGAACTAACCCAAATAGTTTAAGAGAAACTATTGGTAAACACTATTATGATGTTGTTTGTGATAATATTGCATATTGTTCAAATGATGTGAAGGCATTGCTGGATTCGCTGAAATGTGGAAGGTATGTAATGACGTCTTCTGCTTCGGTTTATGAAAATCAGCATCTATCAACATTGGAAGATGAGTTTGAACCTGATTCACATAATCTTAAATGGTGTTCAAGGGAAGAGTATCCATACGCTGAAGTAAAACGTCAAGCAGAAAGTGCGTTGTTTCAAGAATATCCTAAGTTTCAATCTGTGGCTGTTCGACTTCCATATGTAATTGGAGAAGACGATTATACTGAGAGACTTTATTTTTATGTTGAACAAATTATCAAAGGAAATCCAATGAATTTAGATAATCTAAATGAGCAGATTGGATTTATAAATTCAGCGGAAGCAGGAGAGTTTTTAACATGGATAGCAGAGCAAAAGTTTGTTGGCCCTATTAATGGTAATAGTATTGGTACAATTTCTTTGAAGCAAATAATTGATTATGTAGAACATAAAACAAAAATAAAAGCAATATATTCATCTTATGGATTAGAAGGCTCATATAATGGACAAGAATCATTTAGTCTTGACGTGAGTCGTGCAAGCAATTTAGGGTATTGCTTTACTGAACTGAATTCATGGATATATGAATTGTTAGATAAATATATAAATATGTCTAGTTCCACACTTTAG
- a CDS encoding MFS transporter has product MKYKNNIHYAWVILFLSFLGLLAAQGVRLSFGAFIQPFEKSFSLDRGTISLISTLSFVIYGISQPIFGKIIDKFGVRKVMSFSAFFIGINILLIHFATEAWQVFILYGILASIGFGGLSNVATTVIISDWFNAKRGLAFGIMEAGGGAGQMLIVPASLALINNSGWRNTVVYTGGFLILIVFPILLKFLKDHPSEKGLKAIGEAENDIEIKDDEVTNETKVSFWEVAKYRQFWFLLFQFFVCGITTTGLMDTHLIPLSHDCGFSNEVTGAAVSLLAGFNILGILLSGILADKLDNRIMLGVLYAVRALSLIILIHSHKPFMLLVFAVVFGLVDFATVAPTQLLATRYFKNYSIGLILGWVFLSHQIGSALGAYVPGLLYDVSGGYEVSIYAAIVFCILASIVCFLLPKPMKLKNA; this is encoded by the coding sequence ATGAAATATAAAAATAATATTCATTATGCTTGGGTTATTCTTTTTCTATCTTTTTTGGGACTATTAGCAGCACAAGGTGTAAGACTTTCTTTTGGAGCATTCATACAGCCCTTTGAGAAGAGCTTTTCTTTAGATCGTGGTACCATATCATTGATTTCTACCTTAAGCTTTGTGATTTACGGTATCTCTCAACCTATATTTGGTAAAATAATTGATAAATTCGGTGTTCGCAAAGTTATGTCTTTCAGTGCTTTTTTTATAGGAATTAATATCTTATTAATACACTTTGCAACTGAAGCTTGGCAAGTATTTATACTATATGGTATTTTGGCATCCATTGGATTTGGAGGGTTATCCAACGTAGCCACAACAGTCATAATATCAGATTGGTTTAATGCGAAAAGGGGACTGGCATTCGGCATTATGGAAGCTGGTGGAGGAGCAGGACAGATGCTTATAGTTCCTGCTAGTCTAGCTTTGATTAATAATTCTGGTTGGAGAAATACTGTAGTTTATACAGGGGGATTTCTTATACTCATTGTATTTCCTATATTACTTAAGTTTTTAAAAGATCATCCTTCAGAAAAAGGGCTTAAGGCAATAGGAGAAGCTGAGAATGATATAGAAATAAAAGATGATGAAGTAACAAATGAAACTAAGGTATCTTTTTGGGAGGTAGCAAAATATAGACAGTTCTGGTTTTTGCTTTTCCAGTTTTTCGTTTGTGGCATAACCACAACAGGCTTGATGGATACTCATCTTATTCCATTGTCTCATGATTGTGGATTTTCAAATGAGGTAACTGGCGCAGCAGTTAGTCTTTTGGCAGGATTTAATATTTTAGGTATTTTATTATCTGGGATACTTGCAGATAAATTAGATAATAGGATTATGCTTGGTGTGTTATATGCTGTACGTGCTTTATCGCTGATAATTTTAATACATAGTCATAAACCATTTATGCTATTAGTTTTTGCGGTAGTGTTTGGATTAGTGGATTTTGCTACGGTAGCACCTACTCAATTGCTTGCAACAAGATACTTTAAAAATTATTCTATAGGCCTTATATTAGGATGGGTATTTCTCAGTCATCAAATTGGCTCGGCCTTAGGGGCTTATGTTCCAGGGCTTTTATATGATGTATCTGGAGGATATGAGGTTTCAATTTATGCAGCTATAGTTTTCTGTATATTGGCATCCATTGTATGTTTTCTTCTTCCAAAACCTATGAAACTAAAAAATGCTTAG
- a CDS encoding HAD family hydrolase encodes MLPCILNGREREHSFIQEQEEKGLLDYKAADYLRAELLLGLEEYKISQSFLERTKPLKNIKKVVEIIHEKNIKCIVVTVGPKQVAKAACDIWGFDSYYGSNYEVIEGVFTGKILDYIGAEQKIQCLQHFCENNNIKPEECIAVGDGSTDIPIFKYCGKSIAINASEEVKLSARHAVDTDNLTDILKFILCD; translated from the coding sequence ATGTTACCGTGCATTTTGAATGGTAGAGAAAGAGAGCACTCTTTTATCCAAGAACAAGAGGAAAAGGGGCTACTTGACTACAAAGCAGCAGATTATCTTAGGGCAGAACTACTTTTAGGTCTTGAAGAGTATAAAATTTCTCAGTCTTTTTTGGAGAGAACGAAACCATTGAAAAATATAAAAAAAGTAGTTGAAATAATACATGAAAAAAATATTAAGTGCATTGTGGTTACTGTAGGACCAAAACAAGTAGCAAAAGCTGCATGTGATATTTGGGGCTTTGATTCTTATTATGGTAGTAATTATGAAGTGATTGAAGGCGTATTTACAGGAAAGATTCTTGATTATATTGGAGCAGAACAAAAAATACAGTGTTTACAACATTTTTGTGAAAATAACAATATAAAACCTGAGGAATGCATTGCTGTTGGTGATGGTTCAACAGATATACCTATTTTTAAATACTGCGGAAAATCTATAGCAATAAATGCTTCTGAAGAAGTAAAGCTGAGTGCAAGACATGCAGTTGATACTGATAATTTGACTGATATACTAAAATTCATATTATGTGATTAA
- a CDS encoding MerR family transcriptional regulator, translating to MLYTVKEVAELTGVTIKALHHYHKIGLLQPCEITDAGYRLYGTKELEVLQQILFYRELDFSLEDIKKALEDEPSRLNCLTKQQELLLARKQRLECLLKTINESIVLSKEGEIMNTTDMFKGFNKDQWKDALSEQSEYIKDKYGYDLPEVQEADVPQMNEQAMEAQQFIVSMSDALKSGLKVNDEKVIQLLNNHILFLNNHGHNIDSKALAAQTKFFLEDDFHRNMLEGQQVGLSYYLCIATDMYANSKQ from the coding sequence ATGCTATATACAGTAAAAGAAGTTGCAGAATTAACTGGAGTAACTATAAAAGCGCTCCACCATTATCACAAAATAGGATTACTACAGCCCTGCGAGATAACTGATGCCGGCTATCGTCTCTATGGGACAAAAGAACTTGAAGTTTTGCAACAGATATTATTTTATCGTGAGCTAGATTTCTCTCTCGAAGATATCAAAAAGGCATTGGAGGATGAACCAAGTCGTTTAAACTGTTTAACTAAACAACAGGAACTGCTACTTGCGCGCAAGCAGAGACTTGAGTGTTTGTTAAAGACTATAAATGAATCAATCGTCCTCAGTAAGGAAGGAGAAATTATGAATACAACGGATATGTTTAAGGGATTTAACAAAGATCAATGGAAGGATGCACTTTCTGAACAGAGCGAATATATTAAAGATAAATATGGCTATGATTTACCAGAGGTACAGGAAGCTGATGTACCTCAGATGAATGAACAAGCCATGGAAGCACAGCAGTTCATTGTAAGCATGAGTGATGCACTTAAAAGTGGATTAAAGGTCAATGATGAAAAGGTGATACAATTATTGAATAATCATATCTTGTTTTTAAATAATCATGGTCACAATATTGATTCAAAGGCACTTGCAGCACAGACAAAATTCTTTTTAGAAGACGATTTTCATAGAAATATGCTTGAAGGTCAGCAGGTAGGATTATCTTATTACCTATGTATAGCAACCGATATGTATGCAAATTCAAAGCAATAA
- a CDS encoding SdpI family protein, translating to MNYILMCGVILIFFLILRFVKQKQITGFGYKSKLSMQNLTTWNEGNRYVSNFIIVGSLLSILLGFIINYSNASNVSIAFYINIAVLLIASLFTELHLRKLFNKNGSPK from the coding sequence ATGAACTATATATTAATGTGTGGGGTAATATTAATCTTTTTTCTAATATTAAGATTTGTAAAACAAAAGCAAATTACTGGATTTGGATATAAATCGAAGCTTTCAATGCAGAATTTGACTACTTGGAATGAAGGAAATAGATATGTTTCTAATTTTATTATTGTTGGAAGTTTACTATCAATTCTTTTAGGTTTCATTATAAATTATAGTAATGCAAGCAATGTATCGATTGCTTTTTATATTAATATTGCTGTTCTGTTAATAGCTAGCCTATTTACAGAACTTCATTTAAGAAAGCTATTTAATAAGAATGGAAGCCCCAAATAA
- a CDS encoding diguanylate cyclase, translating into MFKKNTSILKKQNLILIFFIFTTLFLFGCDVQKDNIPRAFQGKVDLSDIDFDSSGIAKLDGQWELYWGQLLEPKDFNNGINKADDYLQVPSTVKTSVYNKPLPKYGYGTMRLAIKMKPNDDRLYGIKTQYILSASKIWVNGKLLASSGQVSKDEYGAAGSFEHQIAFFNNDKSEVEIVIQMSNFNNVVGKVQSIYIGDAKQIKKEYVSGVASDAFVIGALVIMGIYHFALYYRRPKNKAPLYFGIFCLCISLRNAIVSERIIFDIVPNISFALFNKLAYLTVYISLPFIVMFFKEIFENEFSAKVVKAMNIISILVSVITICTSIEVYDTFLLYFEIWGVLLFSYILYIIVKDIINKNKGAIIILLGFLVFLTAVIHDILLQAGMMYTKSLTPIGLFIFIFSQSYILAAKFSDAFEKVEKLVEENKAVYIDELTGLLNRRGLYEQGRSLFRAAQITGGKFTLFYGDLNGLKKINDFNGHKEGDEAIRTAANLLRMSFGKDDIVAHISGDEFIAIAVNKASKVDAKVIIDFVNHNFNKYNQYSDKTYSLSISMGYSIYKPNVKTTFENMIHEADIMLYDAKTLIEGR; encoded by the coding sequence ATGTTTAAGAAAAATACTTCAATTTTAAAAAAGCAAAATTTAATTCTTATATTCTTCATTTTCACAACACTTTTTTTATTTGGATGTGATGTTCAAAAAGATAATATACCAAGAGCCTTCCAAGGAAAAGTAGATTTAAGTGATATTGATTTTGATAGTAGTGGAATAGCTAAGTTGGACGGGCAATGGGAATTATACTGGGGGCAGTTACTGGAGCCAAAGGATTTTAATAATGGTATAAATAAGGCTGATGATTATTTACAAGTTCCAAGTACAGTAAAAACCTCTGTATATAATAAACCACTTCCTAAATACGGTTATGGTACCATGAGACTTGCCATTAAGATGAAGCCTAATGATGATAGACTTTATGGAATAAAGACTCAATACATTTTATCCGCTTCAAAGATATGGGTTAACGGCAAACTATTAGCTTCTTCGGGGCAGGTAAGCAAAGATGAGTATGGTGCGGCAGGAAGCTTTGAGCATCAAATTGCATTTTTTAATAATGATAAAAGTGAAGTTGAAATTGTAATTCAAATGTCAAACTTTAATAATGTAGTAGGAAAAGTTCAAAGTATTTATATAGGAGATGCTAAACAGATAAAGAAGGAATATGTGAGCGGTGTGGCTTCTGACGCCTTTGTAATAGGTGCGCTTGTTATAATGGGAATCTATCATTTCGCTTTATATTATAGGAGGCCTAAAAATAAAGCTCCGTTATACTTCGGTATATTTTGTTTATGTATTTCACTAAGAAATGCAATAGTTAGTGAAAGAATTATATTTGATATCGTTCCTAATATTTCTTTTGCTTTATTTAATAAACTAGCTTATCTTACAGTATATATATCACTACCATTTATAGTTATGTTTTTTAAAGAGATTTTTGAAAATGAATTCTCAGCAAAAGTAGTAAAAGCAATGAATATTATATCAATACTTGTAAGTGTAATAACGATATGTACAAGCATTGAAGTTTATGACACTTTTTTATTGTATTTTGAAATATGGGGTGTTTTGTTATTTAGCTATATTTTGTATATTATTGTTAAAGATATAATCAATAAGAATAAAGGCGCTATAATAATTTTACTTGGATTTTTGGTGTTCCTTACTGCAGTAATTCATGATATATTATTGCAGGCAGGTATGATGTACACTAAATCACTTACTCCAATAGGTCTATTTATTTTTATATTTTCACAGTCCTATATACTGGCTGCAAAGTTCTCAGATGCCTTTGAAAAGGTTGAAAAGCTCGTTGAAGAAAATAAAGCTGTGTATATAGATGAATTAACAGGACTTCTAAATAGGAGAGGTCTTTATGAACAAGGCAGATCCCTCTTTAGAGCTGCTCAGATTACTGGTGGGAAATTTACATTATTTTATGGAGACTTAAATGGGTTAAAGAAAATAAATGATTTTAATGGTCATAAAGAAGGTGACGAAGCCATTAGAACTGCTGCAAATCTTCTAAGAATGTCCTTTGGAAAAGATGATATAGTAGCACATATAAGTGGAGATGAATTTATAGCCATAGCTGTTAACAAAGCTTCAAAAGTAGATGCTAAAGTAATTATAGATTTTGTTAATCATAACTTTAATAAATATAATCAATATTCAGACAAGACTTATTCATTATCCATAAGTATGGGATACTCTATATATAAACCAAATGTTAAAACAACCTTTGAGAACATGATACATGAGGCTGATATTATGCTTTACGACGCTAAAACATTAATTGAAGGTAGATAG
- a CDS encoding GNAT family N-acetyltransferase, whose amino-acid sequence MENLNEYRIYKANSEQWAKYHAIYRLSNFNEWMSLSFQSDIDRYKNLDICYWIEKEGKRIGGALIKTNILKCIFVIPPFDDISKLIEVLTLHVNTISDETEEIIIPDADLRVIDSYINAGFQLNRIDKLMVCATDEFNVIWEDRYKIVAPEIEHVEAMAKLYFDSYGNNKFQYISSQSYDFQLLNVQSYFNHIKAMNITNDWSTLIFDTISNQFVGACMVGYVNGLPYILDFVVHPEFQRKGIGAKMLQRTLNLLSQKYSAIRLNVTVGNNAEVFYDKLGFVSLAEKGYMTKKV is encoded by the coding sequence TTGGAAAATTTAAATGAATATAGAATTTATAAGGCCAACTCAGAACAATGGGCTAAATATCATGCTATTTATAGATTGAGTAACTTTAATGAATGGATGTCATTAAGCTTTCAAAGTGATATTGATCGGTATAAAAACTTAGATATTTGTTACTGGATAGAAAAAGAAGGTAAAAGGATAGGTGGGGCACTTATTAAAACCAATATTCTTAAATGTATATTTGTTATACCTCCATTTGATGATATTAGCAAATTAATTGAGGTATTAACTTTACATGTTAATACAATATCTGATGAAACTGAGGAAATTATAATTCCAGATGCTGATTTAAGAGTAATAGACTCTTATATTAATGCGGGTTTTCAATTGAATAGAATTGATAAACTTATGGTGTGTGCTACTGATGAATTTAATGTGATTTGGGAAGATCGATATAAGATAGTAGCCCCTGAAATTGAGCATGTTGAAGCTATGGCGAAACTATATTTTGATTCTTATGGTAATAATAAGTTTCAGTATATATCATCTCAATCATATGATTTTCAACTTTTAAATGTTCAATCGTATTTTAATCATATTAAAGCAATGAATATTACTAATGATTGGTCTACATTGATTTTTGATACAATTTCAAACCAATTTGTTGGAGCATGTATGGTTGGATATGTTAATGGATTACCATATATACTTGATTTTGTAGTACATCCAGAATTTCAACGCAAAGGGATAGGAGCAAAGATGCTACAAAGAACATTGAACTTATTATCCCAAAAATATTCTGCAATAAGGTTAAATGTTACTGTAGGTAATAATGCAGAAGTTTTTTATGATAAATTAGGATTTGTTAGCTTAGCAGAAAAAGGTTATATGACAAAGAAAGTTTAA
- a CDS encoding DUF4177 domain-containing protein: MYKYEFVRIELKKFSLKELKPKQDHHAIIEQYAKAGWRLVQILTPPTGIYGSATHYELIFEKEV, encoded by the coding sequence ATGTATAAATATGAATTTGTAAGGATAGAGTTGAAAAAATTCTCACTAAAGGAATTAAAACCAAAGCAGGATCATCATGCCATAATTGAGCAATACGCAAAAGCAGGATGGAGGTTAGTGCAAATTTTAACTCCTCCAACAGGTATATACGGCTCTGCAACACATTATGAGTTGATTTTTGAGAAGGAAGTGTAA
- a CDS encoding HD domain-containing protein — MDIEMNHKKILEIVKERLTCSAHNLDHVLRVYNLCLLIAKNEQNVDLEILIPAALLHDIARVEESQDNTGQIDHAVLGCYIAEDILKQLGYEEEKIDKIKHCISAHRFRTGNEPKTIEAKILFDSDKLDIIGATGIARSFMLAGQFGQRLTTNTDLNHYLKSNTVENGRIKEVSKHTPFIEYEIKFKKIPNKLYTKTAKEIGEKRLEFMDEYFKTLRSEIDGVNEVLDV; from the coding sequence ATGGATATTGAAATGAACCATAAAAAGATTTTAGAAATTGTTAAGGAAAGATTAACCTGCTCAGCCCATAATTTAGATCATGTACTTAGGGTTTATAATCTTTGCTTATTGATTGCAAAGAATGAGCAAAATGTAGATTTAGAAATTCTCATCCCAGCAGCATTATTGCACGATATTGCAAGAGTGGAAGAAAGCCAAGATAACACTGGACAAATTGATCATGCTGTCTTAGGCTGTTACATTGCCGAAGATATATTAAAACAATTAGGATATGAAGAAGAAAAGATTGATAAGATAAAACATTGCATCAGTGCTCATAGATTTAGGACAGGAAATGAACCTAAAACAATAGAGGCAAAAATACTTTTCGACTCAGACAAACTTGATATTATAGGAGCAACTGGCATTGCTCGTTCCTTTATGTTAGCAGGACAATTTGGACAGAGATTAACAACAAACACAGATCTAAACCATTATCTGAAATCAAATACCGTTGAAAATGGAAGAATAAAAGAAGTATCAAAACACACACCTTTTATCGAATATGAAATAAAATTCAAGAAAATCCCTAATAAATTATATACAAAAACTGCAAAAGAAATCGGTGAAAAAAGACTGGAATTTATGGATGAATATTTTAAAACACTAAGATCAGAAATTGACGGTGTAAATGAGGTGTTAGATGTATAA